In one window of Mesorhizobium sp. B2-1-1 DNA:
- a CDS encoding acyltransferase family protein, which translates to MDPRPVRQDYIATLDLLRLAAALAVVLFHYFFRGAAADGFLTTGYPHAAPLALYGYLGVNLFFLISGFVIAWSAEGGGWEEFAVARFARLYPGFLLCMTISFAVIAFSGTPLLPASFSQYLANLTMFAPAVGQPFMDGVYWSVVLEVVFYGWVTLALIAGVFQRWKLGLILGWLAISAVNELLLGSGAARLLFLTEFGPFFAAGMLVHHLHAHGRSVPVLLLLAAAFVLSSYTLSVTQQWMIGHYGIAVSSAHLVAANVVMHAALIGAVLLRDRIRPSPLTLALGGLTYPLYLLHQNAGYLFINAVSPLAGKWIAAWTGVALMVLVSWTIWRYFERPVQRWLRIRLSLVVDAGLVRFRHVPAVAQAAE; encoded by the coding sequence ATGGACCCCAGACCTGTCCGCCAGGATTATATCGCGACGCTCGACCTGTTGAGGCTGGCGGCGGCGCTGGCCGTTGTGCTGTTTCACTATTTCTTCCGCGGCGCGGCTGCCGACGGCTTTCTCACGACGGGCTATCCTCATGCCGCTCCACTCGCTCTGTACGGCTATCTCGGCGTCAATCTTTTCTTTCTGATCAGCGGTTTCGTCATCGCATGGTCGGCGGAAGGCGGCGGCTGGGAAGAATTCGCCGTCGCGCGTTTCGCGCGTCTATATCCGGGCTTTCTGCTCTGCATGACGATAAGCTTCGCGGTTATCGCCTTTTCCGGCACGCCGCTGCTCCCAGCCTCCTTCAGCCAGTATCTCGCCAATCTCACTATGTTCGCGCCGGCCGTCGGCCAACCTTTCATGGACGGCGTCTACTGGTCGGTCGTGCTTGAAGTGGTTTTCTACGGCTGGGTGACGCTGGCCCTGATTGCCGGCGTTTTCCAGCGATGGAAATTGGGGCTGATCCTCGGCTGGCTGGCGATCTCGGCGGTCAATGAACTCTTGCTCGGCAGCGGCGCGGCGCGGCTTCTGTTTCTCACCGAGTTCGGGCCGTTCTTCGCCGCCGGCATGCTGGTCCATCATCTCCACGCGCATGGTCGCTCAGTGCCGGTCTTGCTGCTGCTGGCCGCCGCCTTCGTGCTCTCCAGCTATACGCTGTCTGTCACGCAACAGTGGATGATCGGGCACTACGGCATTGCGGTCTCGTCCGCCCATCTCGTGGCCGCCAACGTGGTGATGCACGCGGCGCTGATCGGCGCTGTCCTGCTGCGCGACCGGATCAGGCCGTCGCCGCTCACGCTGGCTCTGGGCGGGCTGACTTACCCGCTTTATCTCCTTCACCAGAATGCCGGCTATCTCTTCATCAACGCCGTGTCGCCGTTGGCGGGAAAATGGATTGCAGCGTGGACCGGCGTGGCGCTCATGGTTTTGGTGTCGTGGACGATCTGGCGCTATTTCGAGCGGCCGGTGCAGCGTTGGCTCAGGATCCGGCTCAGCCTCGTGGTGGACGCCGGCCTGGTGCGGTTTCGCCATGTCCCGGCGGTAGCGCAAGCCGCCGAATGA
- the rimO gene encoding 30S ribosomal protein S12 methylthiotransferase RimO: protein MSAPRVSFVSLGCPKALVDSERIITRLRAEGYEIARKHDGADLVVVNTCGFLDSARDESLNAIGSALSENGRVIVTGCLGAEPDVIREKHPNVLAITGPQAYESVMAAVHEAAPPSHDPYIDLLPPQGVKLTPRHYAYLKISEGCNNRCTFCIIPALRGDLVSRPAADVLREAEKLAKAGVKELLVISQDTSAYGIDIKYQASMFGDREVRAKFLDLSEELGKLGIWVRMHYVYPYPHVADVIPLMAEGKILPYLDIPFQHASPQVLKNMRRPAHGEKTLERIRGWRDVCPDLAIRSTFIVGFPGETDEDFEMLLDWLDEAKIDRAGCFKYEPVRGARSNELGLEQVPQEIKEARWHRFMQRQQKISATQLAKKVGKRLPVLIDEAHGTSAKGRTKYDAPEIDGSVHIQSRRPLRAGDIVTVKVDRADAYDLYGSAV, encoded by the coding sequence ATGTCCGCCCCGCGCGTCAGCTTCGTCAGTCTCGGATGCCCCAAAGCCCTGGTGGATTCCGAACGCATCATCACGCGCCTGCGCGCCGAGGGCTATGAGATCGCGCGCAAGCATGACGGTGCCGATCTCGTCGTGGTCAACACCTGCGGCTTCCTCGATTCCGCCCGTGATGAATCGCTCAACGCCATTGGTTCGGCGCTTTCGGAGAACGGCAGGGTCATCGTCACCGGCTGCCTGGGCGCCGAGCCCGATGTCATTCGCGAGAAGCATCCCAACGTTCTCGCCATCACCGGTCCGCAGGCCTATGAGAGCGTCATGGCGGCCGTGCACGAGGCTGCGCCGCCGAGCCATGATCCCTATATCGATCTGCTGCCGCCTCAAGGCGTCAAGCTCACGCCGCGCCACTATGCCTATCTCAAGATTTCGGAAGGCTGCAACAATCGCTGCACCTTCTGCATCATCCCGGCGCTGCGCGGCGACCTTGTCTCGCGGCCGGCGGCCGATGTGCTGCGTGAAGCCGAGAAACTGGCCAAGGCCGGCGTCAAGGAACTCCTCGTCATCTCGCAGGACACCAGCGCCTACGGCATCGACATCAAATACCAGGCCAGCATGTTCGGTGATCGTGAAGTGCGGGCGAAATTCCTCGATCTATCCGAGGAACTGGGCAAGCTCGGCATCTGGGTGCGCATGCACTATGTCTACCCCTACCCGCACGTGGCCGACGTCATCCCGCTGATGGCCGAGGGAAAAATCCTTCCCTACCTCGACATCCCCTTCCAGCATGCGTCGCCGCAGGTGTTGAAGAACATGCGCCGACCGGCACATGGCGAAAAGACGCTCGAGCGCATTCGCGGCTGGCGCGATGTGTGTCCCGACCTCGCCATCCGCTCGACCTTCATCGTCGGCTTTCCCGGCGAGACCGACGAGGATTTCGAGATGCTGCTCGACTGGCTGGACGAAGCGAAGATCGATCGCGCCGGCTGCTTCAAATATGAACCTGTACGGGGCGCGCGCTCCAACGAACTCGGCCTTGAGCAGGTGCCGCAGGAAATCAAGGAGGCGCGCTGGCACCGCTTCATGCAGCGCCAGCAGAAGATCTCGGCGACGCAATTGGCCAAGAAGGTCGGCAAGCGCCTGCCGGTGCTGATCGACGAAGCGCATGGCACATCGGCCAAGGGCCGCACCAAATACGATGCGCCTGAGATCGATGGCTCCGTCCATATCCAGTCGCGCCGCCCGCTGCGCGCCGGCGACATTGTCACCGTCAAGGTCGATCGCGCCGACGCCTATGATCTCTACGGTTCGGCCGTCTGA
- a CDS encoding DUF930 domain-containing protein produces MLLVPPMKTLCTTVMAFLTLAFPANAMDSALRAGLLKLDPQTRLEQRCDAEVLDRITHDDRKYKADRVVAYAFATPVMSDDAIKSPGAAFRSKGQWYRLKFKCETAPDHMEVLQLRYRIGDEIPETDWAKYNLYD; encoded by the coding sequence ATGCTGCTTGTCCCGCCCATGAAGACACTCTGCACGACGGTCATGGCGTTCTTGACCCTGGCTTTTCCGGCCAACGCCATGGACAGCGCCTTGCGCGCAGGCCTCCTGAAACTCGACCCGCAAACCCGCCTCGAACAGCGCTGCGACGCTGAAGTTCTCGACCGGATCACCCATGACGACCGCAAGTACAAGGCGGATCGGGTGGTCGCTTACGCCTTTGCCACGCCGGTCATGAGCGACGACGCCATTAAGAGCCCAGGAGCCGCCTTCCGCAGCAAGGGGCAATGGTACCGGCTGAAATTCAAGTGCGAGACGGCGCCGGACCATATGGAGGTTTTACAGCTCCGCTACCGCATCGGCGACGAGATTCCAGAGACCGACTGGGCAAAATACAATCTCTACGATTAG
- a CDS encoding acyltransferase family protein, translating to MADRNASLDGLRGIAAVSVVFYHSILHHEVLVGTTLIQPIQGMTTLRDVLTKIMLSIFNGNNAVLLFFVLSGFVLSLSLEKSTGAPFAIVSKFVVRRVCRLYPALFGCLAAYYLLSQFFAQMGWAGVPSPNLWLATLNALLVQITWHGPSTTIQAEMLAVPFVLAFFFFQKRFGSVSALVLFSLSVFAMAQPVFVMGAPHMSAWISSFAIGMLIADRRFQPFFSGVSSLALWLIIAAFVIVRMFVPFNPDASTLGQVILCAALVGSVYYGDQSLTATTILANPVCRFLGKISYSFYLINVLFLLIVWSLVDPLGIYPTHALETGLLVGTVVVTLTLPFAYFSEKWLEQGGITLGRLLTTARTVPQTIPAPAE from the coding sequence ATGGCAGATAGGAACGCGTCACTCGATGGGTTGCGAGGCATAGCAGCCGTTAGCGTGGTTTTCTATCATTCTATCCTGCATCATGAGGTGCTGGTTGGAACGACCCTGATCCAGCCTATACAGGGCATGACCACACTCAGGGACGTTCTGACCAAGATCATGCTTTCCATATTCAACGGGAACAACGCCGTTCTTTTGTTCTTTGTCTTGAGCGGCTTCGTCCTCTCCCTATCGCTGGAGAAGTCGACGGGGGCACCATTCGCAATCGTCTCGAAGTTCGTTGTGCGCCGGGTCTGCCGGCTCTACCCCGCTCTGTTTGGCTGCTTGGCGGCATATTACTTGCTGTCTCAGTTTTTTGCGCAAATGGGCTGGGCCGGCGTTCCCTCGCCTAATCTATGGCTGGCAACGCTGAATGCTTTGCTGGTTCAGATTACGTGGCACGGCCCGTCCACAACCATCCAAGCCGAAATGCTCGCGGTGCCGTTCGTCCTGGCGTTTTTCTTCTTCCAGAAGCGCTTCGGATCGGTGTCGGCTTTGGTTCTGTTTAGCTTGAGCGTGTTTGCCATGGCGCAGCCGGTTTTCGTCATGGGGGCTCCACACATGTCCGCGTGGATATCATCCTTTGCCATTGGCATGCTGATCGCGGACAGGCGCTTCCAGCCGTTCTTTTCCGGCGTGTCATCGCTGGCGCTTTGGCTGATAATCGCTGCGTTCGTGATCGTTCGAATGTTCGTTCCCTTCAACCCTGATGCCAGCACGCTTGGGCAAGTCATCTTGTGCGCCGCGCTCGTCGGGTCGGTCTATTACGGCGACCAGAGTTTGACAGCGACCACGATCCTCGCCAATCCGGTCTGCCGGTTCCTCGGCAAGATCAGCTACAGCTTTTACTTGATCAACGTTCTTTTCCTGCTCATCGTCTGGTCACTGGTCGACCCGCTTGGCATCTACCCGACACACGCACTTGAAACCGGGCTGCTGGTGGGGACGGTGGTCGTAACTCTGACGCTCCCTTTCGCGTATTTCTCGGAGAAGTGGCTGGAGCAGGGCGGGATCACGTTGGGGCGTCTGCTGACGACAGCGCGCACTGTACCGCAGACGATCCCCGCTCCTGCGGAGTAA
- a CDS encoding DUF2161 domain-containing phosphodiesterase codes for MNETSLYAPVKRFLESLDFAVKGEIGGCDIVALREGEPPVVVICELKLAFNLELVLQGVDRATACDEVWLAARMSARGKGRESDARFRNLCRRLGFGLLGVTASDRVEVLLSPVTVAPRKNPRRRSRLVDEHRRRRGDPVAGGGSRNPIMTAYRQSALACAAALADGPKRPRDLKALTPLAPKILLHNVYGWFARVDRGVYDLTDAGRASLMRWPQPSHDESRHGILNAPSA; via the coding sequence ATGAACGAAACCTCACTCTACGCGCCGGTGAAGCGGTTTCTCGAAAGCCTGGATTTTGCCGTGAAGGGCGAGATCGGCGGCTGCGACATTGTCGCGCTGCGTGAGGGGGAGCCGCCCGTCGTCGTCATTTGCGAGTTGAAGCTGGCGTTCAATCTCGAACTGGTGCTGCAAGGCGTCGACCGCGCGACCGCCTGCGACGAGGTGTGGCTGGCCGCGCGCATGTCGGCCAGGGGCAAGGGACGCGAGAGCGACGCCCGGTTCCGCAATCTTTGCCGCCGGCTTGGCTTCGGCCTGCTCGGCGTGACGGCGAGCGACCGGGTCGAGGTGCTCCTGAGTCCGGTCACCGTCGCGCCGCGCAAGAACCCACGGCGCCGCTCGCGGCTGGTCGACGAGCACCGCCGGCGCCGCGGCGATCCTGTCGCGGGCGGGGGATCGCGCAATCCCATCATGACAGCGTACCGCCAAAGCGCCCTCGCCTGCGCCGCGGCATTGGCCGACGGGCCCAAGCGCCCGCGCGATCTCAAGGCGCTGACGCCGCTTGCGCCGAAAATCCTGCTGCACAATGTCTATGGCTGGTTCGCGCGCGTCGACCGCGGCGTATACGATCTGACCGACGCCGGCCGTGCCTCGCTGATGCGTTGGCCGCAGCCATCGCACGATGAATCCCGACACGGGATTTTGAACGCGCCGAGTGCCTGA
- a CDS encoding TerC family protein: MEIFTAAGLSALFQVIAIDLALAGDNAIVIGLAAAGLPASQRKRAILVGIIAATVLRIFFALITQWLLTIGPMLLIAGGLLLLWVCWKMWRELGVSHEQERDATEALSNGDFDKDGTIAGKSPRKTFSQAAWQIVIADVSMSLDNVLAVAGAAMNHPTVLIIGLALSIALMGFAASFVARLLHKYRWIAYIGLLIILYVAVKMLLDGAVQQFPDQFAFLAPWFGSSGH; this comes from the coding sequence ATGGAAATATTTACTGCCGCAGGCTTATCGGCCCTTTTTCAGGTAATCGCGATCGATCTTGCGCTGGCTGGGGACAACGCCATCGTCATCGGCCTTGCGGCGGCCGGCTTGCCGGCCAGTCAGCGCAAACGGGCCATTCTGGTCGGCATCATCGCGGCCACCGTCCTTCGCATTTTCTTCGCCCTGATCACGCAATGGCTGCTGACAATTGGCCCCATGCTCCTCATCGCCGGCGGCCTGCTGCTGCTTTGGGTATGCTGGAAGATGTGGCGGGAGCTGGGTGTCAGCCACGAGCAGGAGCGCGACGCGACCGAAGCGCTGTCGAATGGCGATTTCGACAAGGATGGGACCATCGCCGGCAAGTCGCCGCGCAAGACCTTCTCGCAGGCCGCGTGGCAGATCGTCATTGCCGACGTCTCGATGTCGCTCGACAATGTCCTGGCCGTCGCGGGTGCGGCCATGAACCATCCGACGGTGCTGATCATCGGCCTCGCTCTGTCGATTGCGCTGATGGGCTTCGCCGCGTCCTTCGTCGCGCGCCTGCTGCACAAATACCGCTGGATCGCCTATATCGGCCTGCTGATCATCCTTTACGTCGCCGTGAAGATGCTTCTCGACGGCGCCGTGCAGCAGTTTCCCGACCAATTCGCTTTCCTGGCGCCGTGGTTCGGGTCGAGCGGCCACTGA